Part of the Paenibacillus terrae HPL-003 genome is shown below.
ACATGAGTCAGCTTGTTACAGCATTATCCGGAGGACAGATCGTTCCTTATGTGGAAAAACTTATCCAGCAAACACGGGAGCGAGAGCAGCAGCCGGTATGCGCATATATATATGACCTGGGCGCACTGAGAGAACGGGTACAACGTTGTGTAAGCAGCTTGCCCGACGATTGCAGTTTGTTTTACGCGGTCAAGGCTAATCCCGATCCTCAATTGATCGCCAGCCTGCTTCCCATCGTAAAGGGCTTTGAAGCTGCATCTATTGGAGAAATTCGGACCATTCGCGAAGTGTCAGCCGACGTGCCGATTATTTTTGGAGGTCCCGGGAAAAAGGACTTCGAAATTGAGGAAGCACTAGAGCGAAAGGTGATGCTGATTCACGCTGAGAGTCTGCATGAGTTGCAGCGTATTGGCTGGATTGCCGAACACAGACAACAGCGTGTATCTATTTTACTGCGTATTAATTTGCGGCGTACCTTGCCGGAGGCGAGCATCACGATGTCCGGTCGGCCCACTCAGTTTGGTATCGACGAAATTCAGGTGCCGGAAGCGATCCGACTTCTCCAAAGCCTTCCGTATGTGCAGTTGGAGGGCTTCCATATGCATTCCCTGTCCAACAATTTGGATGCTCGGCTGCATGCCCGAATGGTCGCTACGTATTTGCAGTGTGTGCAGGGCTGGATTCAGGAGCATGAGCTATCCATCCGCTATCTGAACGCGGGTGGCGGCTTTGGCATTTCGTATACCGATCTGGAGCGCAGGTTCGAATGGGACGATTTTATGGAGGAATTGCAACAAGTGTGGGAGGAATACCGCATTCCTGGCATCCAGCTCATTTTTGAGTCCGGGCGCTATATGGTGGCGCACTGCGGGTATTATGCGGCAGAGGTGATCGACCTCAAAACGAATCATGACCAACATTACGCCATTATTCGCGGGGGAACCCATCACTTTCGATTGCCGGTGTCATGGCAGCATAATCAGCCGTTTGAGGTGGTTGCTGTTGACGATTGGCGTTATCCTTTTCCGCGCACAGAGCGGCGACAAACAGCGGTGACCATCGCGGGTGAGCTTTGTACCCCCAAGGATGTGCTGGCCCATGAAGTGTATGTGGAGCAGATGCGAATTGGTGATGTTCTGCTGTTCCATATTGCGGGAGCCTATGGCTGGACGATTTCCCATCATGATTTTCTCAGCCATCC
Proteins encoded:
- a CDS encoding type III PLP-dependent enzyme, whose product is MSQLVTALSGGQIVPYVEKLIQQTREREQQPVCAYIYDLGALRERVQRCVSSLPDDCSLFYAVKANPDPQLIASLLPIVKGFEAASIGEIRTIREVSADVPIIFGGPGKKDFEIEEALERKVMLIHAESLHELQRIGWIAEHRQQRVSILLRINLRRTLPEASITMSGRPTQFGIDEIQVPEAIRLLQSLPYVQLEGFHMHSLSNNLDARLHARMVATYLQCVQGWIQEHELSIRYLNAGGGFGISYTDLERRFEWDDFMEELQQVWEEYRIPGIQLIFESGRYMVAHCGYYAAEVIDLKTNHDQHYAIIRGGTHHFRLPVSWQHNQPFEVVAVDDWRYPFPRTERRQTAVTIAGELCTPKDVLAHEVYVEQMRIGDVLLFHIAGAYGWTISHHDFLSHPHPHFYYINRN